Part of the Candidatus Omnitrophota bacterium genome, AGATGTACGTCTGGCGGAAAGACTCCTAATGCTGCTACAGCCCTTACCCTTAACTTAAACTCCAACTTTGCTTCCGGAGCTGATACTTGGGGTGGCACAGGCGGTTATTAATCGATAGTGATTATATTAGGAGAGGGCGTAAGTTTCTTACGCTCTCTCCTAAATTTGGGAGAGAATATGAATAAAAAGAGTTTTACTCTTCTGGAGTTGCTTACAGTAATCGTAATTATCGGGGTTTTATCAACTCTGGGGATTAACCAATTTCGCGCAGCCAGAGAAATGGCTTTACAGCGAGAGGCAGTAGCTAATGTGAGATTAATAGCAGCTGCTGAACGCATAAGCAGGATGGAAACAGGTGCTTTTGCAGCATGCACTTGTACGACTGCAGCAAATTGTATTGCCGCAACAGGTTGTAACACACTTTTACGTCTTCAGCTTAATACTACTAATTGGGATTATTCAGTAACAGTGACTGCAACTAATTTTGTAGTAACTGCAGTAAGGGGAACTTGTACTTATACATACAATTTTTCAACGGACGCAATTAGCGTTAGCGCCGGATGTTCATATCATCCTCCTTCATAAATATGCATAACATATGCAAAGAAAAACTTTCCAGAGGGTTATCAATGATGGAGATACTCGTATCTTTGGCTATACTCTCCATAGTTGTAGTCGGCCTGATAAATGTTTTTGTCGCCAGTAAAGCTTTGGTCCTGCATAACAGGAACCGTATGGCAAGCGGCCAGTTAGGCAGGGCTTTTTTAGACCCCCTGCAGTTAGATGTGAACCAGTCTACCTGGGGGGCTTCCTGCTTGACTTCAGGCGCAGGTTGCGTGGGAGCCCAGAATATTAATATCGGCGGCCGCAGTATAAACTTCACTCCTAATTATACAAGAGCTCTGGATACTCCGGCTACCGGAGTTAACAGAGTTGTCGTGACCATTAACTGGGACGATGATGAATAAACAAGATAACAGTGCGATAACCCTGATTGAAATCTTAATCGGAGTAGTTATCCTCGGTGTTATTGTCCTGGGCATGGCCAGCATTGATTCGTTCACCAATTATCATTTCTTTAGTTCTGACAGAAGGGCTAAGGTCCAAAATGACGTATCTGTTATTTTAGACCATATGAATAAAGAGATTACAAGAGCCATCGGAAATGAGCTTATTAACGGGGCTAACACAGTGCTTAATGTAAATCCTTTTCCTAGCGGTGATTCGGCCATAAGAGTTTATATTGATGCAAGCGGTAACGGCCAGAGAGAGGCTCCTCAGAACGGCCCGGCGGCAAACGAGGACCATACGATATATTACAGGCTAAATACTTCTGGTGCTACTCAAGAATTTGAGTTTTGCCAGATTGCCAGAAGGGGGCCTGAGAATGCTAATTCCACAAATTGTTTATCAGGCCAAGATATTGTATTGGGCACGTCTATAACTGAACTTACCATACTTCCTACCCCTACGACTTTTAATGCATCAGGCCAGCTGCAGGAAAATCA contains:
- a CDS encoding prepilin-type N-terminal cleavage/methylation domain-containing protein — protein: MFISSSFINMHNICKEKLSRGLSMMEILVSLAILSIVVVGLINVFVASKALVLHNRNRMASGQLGRAFLDPLQLDVNQSTWGASCLTSGAGCVGAQNINIGGRSINFTPNYTRALDTPATGVNRVVVTINWDDDE
- a CDS encoding prepilin-type N-terminal cleavage/methylation domain-containing protein — protein: MNKKSFTLLELLTVIVIIGVLSTLGINQFRAAREMALQREAVANVRLIAAAERISRMETGAFAACTCTTAANCIAATGCNTLLRLQLNTTNWDYSVTVTATNFVVTAVRGTCTYTYNFSTDAISVSAGCSYHPPS